The proteins below are encoded in one region of Homo sapiens chromosome 2, GRCh38.p14 Primary Assembly:
- the FZD5 gene encoding frizzled-5 precursor, with the protein MARPDPSAPPSLLLLLLAQLVGRAAAASKAPVCQEITVPMCRGIGYNLTHMPNQFNHDTQDEAGLEVHQFWPLVEIQCSPDLRFFLCSMYTPICLPDYHKPLPPCRSVCERAKAGCSPLMRQYGFAWPERMSCDRLPVLGRDAEVLCMDYNRSEATTAPPRPFPAKPTLPGPPGAPASGGECPAGGPFVCKCREPFVPILKESHPLYNKVRTGQVPNCAVPCYQPSFSADERTFATFWIGLWSVLCFISTSTTVATFLIDMERFRYPERPIIFLSACYLCVSLGFLVRLVVGHASVACSREHNHIHYETTGPALCTIVFLLVYFFGMASSIWWVILSLTWFLAAGMKWGNEAIAGYAQYFHLAAWLIPSVKSITALALSSVDGDPVAGICYVGNQNLNSLRGFVLGPLVLYLLVGTLFLLAGFVSLFRIRSVIKQGGTKTDKLEKLMIRIGIFTLLYTVPASIVVACYLYEQHYRESWEAALTCACPGHDTGQPRAKPEYWVLMLKYFMCLVVGITSGVWIWSGKTVESWRRFTSRCCCRPRRGHKSGGAMAAGDYPEASAALTGRTGPPGPAATYHKQVSLSHV; encoded by the coding sequence aTGGCTCGGCCTGACCCATCCGCGCCGCCCTCGCTGTTGCTGCTGCTCCTAGCGCAGCTGGTGGGCCGGGCGGCCGCCGCGTCCAAGGCCCCGGTGTGCCAGGAAATCACGGTGCCCATGTGCCGCGGCATCGGCTACAACCTGACGCACATGCCCAACCAGTTCAACCACGACACGCAGGACGAGGCGGGCCTGGAGGTGCACCAGTTCTGGCCGCTGGTGGAGATCCAATGCTCGCCGGACCTGCGCTTCTTCCTATGCTCTATGTACACGCCCATCTGTCTGCCCGACTACCACAAGCCGCTGCCGCCCTGCCGCTCGGTGTGCGAGCGCGCCAAGGCCGGCTGCTCGCCGCTGATGCGCCAGTACGGCTTCGCCTGGCCCGAGCGCATGAGCTGCGACCGCCTCCCGGTGCTGGGCCGCGACGCCGAGGTCCTCTGCATGGATTACAACCGCAGCGAGGCCACCACGGCGCCCCCCAGGCCTTTCCCAGCCAAGCCCACCCTTCCAGGCCCGCCAGGGGCGCCGGCCTCGGGGGGCGAATGCCCCGCTGGGGGCCCGTTCGTGTGCAAGTGTCGCGAGCCCTTCGTGCCCATTCTGAAGGAGTCACACCCGCTCTACAACAAGGTGCGGACGGGCCAGGTGCCCAACTGCGCGGTACCCTGCTACCAGCCGTCCTTCAGTGCCGACGAGCGCACGTTCGCCACCTTCTGGATAGGCCTGTGGTCGGTGCTGTGCTTCATCTCCACGTCCACCACAGTGGCCACCTTCCTCATCGACATGGAACGCTTCCGCTATCCTGAGCGCCCCATCATCTTCCTGTCAGCCTGCTACCTGTGCGTGTCGCTGGGCTTCCTGGTGCGTCTGGTCGTGGGCCATGCCAGCGTGGCCTGCAGCCGCGAGCACAACCACATCCACTACGAGACCACGGGCCCTGCACTGTGCACCATCGTCTTCCTCCTGGTCTACTTCTTCGGCATGGCCAGCTCCATCTGGTGGGTCATCCTGTCGCTCACCTGGTTCCTGGCCGCCGGCATGAAGTGGGGCAACGAGGCCATCGCGGGCTACGCGCAGTACTTCCACCTGGCTGCGTGGCTCATCCCCAGCGTCAAGTCCATCACGGCACTGGCGCTGAGCTCCGTGGACGGGGACCCAGTGGCCGGCATCTGCTACGTGGGCAACCAGAACCTGAACTCGCTGCGCGGCTTCGTGCTGGGCCCGCTGGTGCTCTACCTGCTGGTGGGCACGCTCTTCCTGCTGGCGGGCTTCGTGTCGCTCTTCCGCATCCGCAGCGTCATCAAGCAGGGCGGCACCAAGACGGACAAGCTGGAGAAGCTCATGATCCGCATCGGCATCTTCACGCTGCTCTACACGGTCCCCGCCAGCATTGTGGTGGCCTGCTACCTGTACGAGCAGCACTACCGCGAGAGCTGGGAGGCGGCGCTCACCTGCGCCTGCCCGGGCCACGACACCGGCCAGCCGCGCGCCAAGCCCGAGTACTGGGTGCTCATGCTCAAGTACTTCATGTGCCTGGTGGTGGGCATCACGTCGGGCGTCTGGATCTGGTCGGGCAAGACGGTGGAGTCGTGGCGGCGTTTCACCAGCCGCTGCTGCTGCCGCCCGCGGCGCGGCCACAAGAGCGGGGGCGCCATGGCCGCAGGGGACTACCCCGAGGCGAGCGCCGCGCTCACAGGCAGGACCGGGCCGCCGGGCCCCGCCGCCACCTACCACAAGCAGGTGTCCCTGTCGCACGTGTAG